In Terriglobia bacterium, the genomic stretch CCTCATCTTCATCGGGGTGAAGATGCTGCTTTCCAGCTATTACCCCATCCCCACCGAGTACGCGCTGATCGTGGTCGGCGCGGTCCTTCTCATCTCCGTCGTTGCTTCACTTCTGGTCGCGCCCAAAGAAAAAAGAAAGACATGAGGTCCTTCTACCAAACCCGGCACCTCTCCTTCGGCGCCATTGGCTGGCCCGTCTTGCAATGGAAGGCCTCCTGGAATTCCGGCATGTTGCGGACCACGCCATTCGTCCGATACTTCGGCGGCGAGTGCGGATCGGTCATGGCGCGCATGCGCATCGCTTCCGGCCGCTGATTGCTGCACCAGCTCTGCCCGTACCCGATGAAAAACCGCTGCTCCGGCGTGAGACCCTCGACCGGCTCGAGCTTGCGCCCGCGCGTCTGCTCGCGCCACGCCATGTAGGCCAGGATCAGCCCGCCGACGTCGGCCACGTCTTCGCCCAGCGTGAGCTTGCTGTTGATCTTGACGTCGTCCACGATGGTGTACTGCGCGTACTGGTCGGCAATGCATTGCGCCCGCCGCTCGAATTCCTTGCCGTCCTGCGGCTGCCACCAATCGCGCAAATTCCCCTGCGCATCGAACTGACGGCCCTGGTCGTCGAAGCCGTGCGTCAGCTCGTGCCCGATGGTCCCGCCGGTGTCGCCGTAGTTCGGAGCATCGTCCATCTTGGGATCGAACAGCGGTGGCTGCAGAATCCCGGCAGGGAAGTTGATGCTGTTGTTCTGCGCGTCGTAATACGCGTTCACCGTCGGGGTGGTGATGTACCACTCCGTGCGATCCACCGGCTTGCCGATCTTTCCCAGTTGCCGCATGAACTCGAACGCGTACGCGCGCTCGCCGTTGCCCAGTGCGTCGCCGCGCCCGATCTTCAGCGCCGCGTAATCGCGCCACTTGTCCGGATATCCGATCTTGTTGACCACTGTGCGCAGCTTGGCCAGCGCCTGCTGCTTGGTCGGCTCGCTCATCCGGTCCAACTGCTGGATGTCGCGCGACATCGCCTGCTCGATCTGCTCCACCATATGGACCGTGCGCTGCTTGGCCTCCGCGCTGAACGCGACCTCCACGTACGCCTGTCCAAGCGCCTCCCCAAGCGCGCGATCGGTGTAGGTCACGCAACGCTTCCACCGCGCCTGGAGTTGCCGGGCGCCGGTCAGCGTGCGCCCGTAGAAGTTGAAGTCCTCCTCCACCAACGGCGTCGCAAGCCACCGCGCCTGCGCATGAACCAGGTGCCACCGCAAATACGCC encodes the following:
- a CDS encoding M13 family metallopeptidase, translated to MKASVADGCTLRSFAVARNFPLRGTRVTLAKLTLLAFLLTSLAAAQHLAPKAPGPDTGKTATPTYTPGLDVTAMDNSVDPCVDFYAYACGGWQKMNPIPADQSSWSLTAKLQEQNRELLRSILENAAAPDPHRGPAQQKIGDFYASCMDEKAVNAAGAGALKPDLDRIAGLRSKAALADFLAHAHPEDIGIYFGRAALFGFGSTQDAKNSAEVIAEVDQGGLGLPDRDYYLKDDSKSQELRAKYLAHVQKMLELTGETTQVAAADAQSVMRIEIALAKGSMTRVQRRDPKATYHRMSRQQLQALSPAFPWDRYLGKYGLQDVPSLNVAAPDFVKAMDALIAGEAMPALQAYLRWHLVHAQARWLATPLVEEDFNFYGRTLTGARQLQARWKRCVTYTDRALGEALGQAYVEVAFSAEAKQRTVHMVEQIEQAMSRDIQQLDRMSEPTKQQALAKLRTVVNKIGYPDKWRDYAALKIGRGDALGNGERAYAFEFMRQLGKIGKPVDRTEWYITTPTVNAYYDAQNNSINFPAGILQPPLFDPKMDDAPNYGDTGGTIGHELTHGFDDQGRQFDAQGNLRDWWQPQDGKEFERRAQCIADQYAQYTIVDDVKINSKLTLGEDVADVGGLILAYMAWREQTRGRKLEPVEGLTPEQRFFIGYGQSWCSNQRPEAMRMRAMTDPHSPPKYRTNGVVRNMPEFQEAFHCKTGQPMAPKERCRVW